In Nitrospirota bacterium, the following are encoded in one genomic region:
- the arsS gene encoding arsenosugar biosynthesis radical SAM (seleno)protein ArsS (Some members of this family are selenoproteins.): protein MGLSLLARNSPLVSTEEQLRILARTEGCPSFEARMQAAGLHPLHATGITVFQINVGKLCNQTCRHCHVDAGPDRREVMTRETAELCIKALAQTDIPTVDITGGAPELNPHFRWLVEQARSLGRHVMDRCNLSVLLLPAQADLGEFLARHRVEIIASLPYYRPSQTDAQRGEGVFDKSIQALRRLNALGYGMEGSGLALTLVHNPVGAFLPPRQEAIEAQFRRELKRTHGVTFTRLYTITNMPISRFLEFLVETGNYEGYMERLANAFNPSAAAGVMCRYTVSVGWDGTLFDCDFNQMLDLSVNHGAPRHIRDFDPALLHTRRIVTGNHCYGCTAGSGSSCGGSVV from the coding sequence ATGGGGCTCAGCCTGCTCGCCCGCAACAGCCCGCTCGTGTCCACCGAAGAGCAGTTACGCATCCTGGCCCGGACGGAAGGCTGTCCATCCTTCGAGGCACGGATGCAGGCGGCGGGGCTCCATCCCCTGCACGCGACCGGCATCACGGTGTTCCAGATCAACGTCGGCAAGCTCTGCAACCAGACCTGCCGGCACTGTCATGTGGACGCCGGCCCGGACCGGCGGGAGGTCATGACGCGCGAGACGGCCGAGCTCTGTATCAAGGCCCTGGCGCAGACCGACATCCCCACCGTGGACATTACCGGCGGGGCGCCCGAGTTGAACCCCCATTTCCGCTGGCTGGTCGAGCAGGCCCGGAGCCTCGGCCGCCACGTAATGGACAGGTGCAACCTCAGCGTGCTTCTTTTACCTGCCCAGGCCGACCTCGGGGAGTTTTTGGCCCGGCATCGGGTCGAGATCATCGCCTCCCTCCCCTATTACCGTCCGTCCCAGACGGACGCGCAGCGCGGCGAGGGGGTCTTCGACAAATCCATCCAGGCCCTGCGGCGGCTCAACGCCCTGGGGTACGGAATGGAAGGGAGCGGCCTGGCCCTCACCCTCGTCCACAACCCGGTGGGCGCGTTCCTCCCGCCCAGGCAGGAGGCGATCGAAGCTCAGTTCCGGCGGGAGCTCAAGCGGACGCATGGGGTGACGTTCACCCGGCTCTACACGATCACGAACATGCCGATCAGCCGGTTCCTGGAGTTTCTGGTGGAGACAGGGAACTACGAGGGCTACATGGAGCGACTTGCGAATGCTTTCAACCCGTCCGCCGCCGCCGGCGTCATGTGCCGCTATACGGTCTCGGTGGGCTGGGACGGCACCCTGTTCGACTGCGACTTCAACCAGATGCTGGATCTATCGGTGAACCATGGGGCTCCACGGCACATCCGCGACTTCGACCCGGCCCTCCTCCACACCCGTCGGATCGTGACGGGCAACCACTGTTACGGCTGCACGGCCGGCTCCGGCTCCTCCTGCGGCGGTTCCGTCGTTTAG